Sequence from the Peromyscus maniculatus bairdii isolate BWxNUB_F1_BW_parent chromosome 11, HU_Pman_BW_mat_3.1, whole genome shotgun sequence genome:
ACAGTGCAGGAAGCATGGCACATGGGTAAAACCACCTCCTTTGATGGCATGTACCACATTCGAGGAGTTGTCAGAAACAATGAAGCTAGGGATAAGAAAATTAGGAGAAAGCCACAGACCAATCTGGTCATTTAATTCTTGTAAAATGTTAGTTATCAAACAGTCTTTGGCTAGGCCTGTAACACAAAGTACTGCCCACTTTCTAAAATTGGGGCTCCCACCACTACTGGGGGGAGATGCAGTTTCCAAAGAGACCCAGTGTACAGTCACAATGAAATAGTCTGTGGAAGGGTCATGGGTCCATATGTCAACAGTCAGGTGGATCTTTTGGCTTTGAACATTCTCTAAAGTTAGGAAAATCTTTTCTCTAACAGAATCATATAACTGAGGTACAGCTTTGGTGAAAAAATAAGTCTCTGATGGCAATTTATAGTCAGGAGCAACAATTTGTAGAAACCGCTGAAAAGCTGGGGTTGAGAAATAGTTGTAAGGGTGCATATCTTCCACAATCATCTGAATAAGCGCCTGACTTATCCGACTGGAGGCTGAATTCTCACAATGTGGTGGTGTTTCTCTCTCTTGTGCATGCACCGGGTTGGCTTGCTCTGCAACAGGAACAGGACTCTCAGATCTAGGTTCAACCTCTAAAACAGGAGGTTCATCAGCATCCGAGTCACTAAGGTCCTCAGCTGTTAAATCCTGGCTGCCTGATGACTTCTCTCCATGCAAAGTATCATTCAAGAGATCACTGCTCTCGGTCTCAGTCTCATCCAATCCATTTCCAATAGCACCATTGTCTTTGTTGGCAACAGCCCAGTGGATGGGATGTGTGGCCTGAAGGTGCCGTTGAAGTGTGGACGTTCCCAGGTGGGAACCTGGCCTACCCCGGCTCACGCTTCTTTTACATATGTTACACACAGCTCTTGAGACGTGCTGAGGATCAgtataaaaaaaattccaaactgCAGATGTCTTGGCTCTGGTTCCAGGAATTAAGGCATGCTTGACAATGTTGCTTTTGATGAGAAATCGCCCTCTTTTTGCCCTCAGGGCATCAGACGCTGATTTATCACGTTTCTTACCCATTCTGTTTTCATCTAATGAATCTGTAGGAATATACTCAAAGCTTCCATTGCTCTCAGGAGAAGAAGGAGATAAAGACAAATCCAAGGTAAAGTCCTCCTCCCCATTAGTGACTCCAAACTTGTTGGCCCTGGTCCAGTGAGGAGAATGCCTTGCCTGGAGATGTCGTTGAAGAGTAGATGTACCCAGATGGCTGCCTGGCTTGCCCCGGCTGACACTCTTTTCACACAGGTTACAAATAGCTCTCCAGGTATACTGGGGGTCAACATGAAAGAAGTGCCATACAATGGAGGTCTTGGCTCTGGTACTGGGGAGATAGATTTGCTTGTCTATATTGCTCTCAAAAAGACTTTCTTCATCTTGCTCAGGGGCACTGGACGCTAACAAAGCAGGGGCATCTGCAACAGGTCTTCCAGACCCCAAATCCTTACTAAActtcttggcaaggatcagtttCTTTCGGCGCCTTTTCCCCTTAATTCGCaaacccttctttcttttctttttagcagGTAATTTTGTCTCTTTGTTCACTCCTTCTGCCACCATCTTTCCCTCTACCACATCGTCGTCTTCTGCATTTGAATTAATGGAAACACATCCCAGAATCCCAGCATCACTGAAAGTCCTGCATCTTCGGCCAGGAGGAAGCGAGGAAACTGGTACACTCAAAGTACATACACTCATTCTCTTGGTCTCCAAACTCCGTACCAGAATCTTCCGGGGGGTTTACCACTCCGGCAGAAATACAGCGGTCCCTCTCCACTTGTATTACCTTTCCTCCAGTTCCTATGGGCGTCAAATTCCCTTTCACCCAATGACTTTCCAGCGAGGTTATTTTTGGAGGAAAAATAACAGCAGTGGAGGACATTCCCAAACTCTGTCTTGCAGGGCGTCAGGAGTCCTTTTAACTTTCTGAATTCAAACAGTCCAGTGTCCTCATGTTATAGAAAAAAGAACTGAGGCCCATTTTCCCACAGTCATGGAATCTAGAGCAGCTAAAAGTCAGATCTTCCAAATCCAAGGTTCATACTAATGCTGCTGTTATCAAGGACTTCATCTGCTGGAAATGCCTTCAGTTCTTAAAATGTGTACTTTGAATGAATCCACATGACAACATTGACTTTCCCTTAATTTGGGGGTTATTTTCAGGAAATTCCACTTAAATATCATTCAACAGTCATCATTTAGGACTATGATTTGCCAATACAACCCAAAAAAGTCAATTCTGGAAAGCTAAATCAGATTCCACATACTGGTCATTAGCAGTAAACTCTAGTTGTGCCCTTTCTGTTCtgacattttgaaaaatgtaggtggctgaaaaaaaaatttatctggaaataaaatcttaaaacaagGTAACAAGCTGTATTTTTCATTTACGGTTTCTATCAAGAGTACATATTCTTAGACTGAAAGCAAAGCGTTACAGCCTGTTAATAGTTCACAAGTTGACATTCTATGAGCAACAAAAGTGAAATGAGCTTGAATAAAACACTTGCACTCCTCTTCCGTGgatcccctcccctgcccccaacacCAACACGTTTACCCTACGAAAGCATGGCTATCACTAGCTCCACAGCCGCCGCCTCAGAGTTCACAACCAAAGCCTGGCAGATGTCAACAAAACGCGCCTTCCCCATAGGGATCCGCACCGATTATGGGCATCTAAGGGGTGTTCTTCAATACGGTCTCACCAATCCTACAAGAACGAAGAGTCCCTGTAGCTCTTGACTCCGATGacgagggctggggtgggagaggaaTCAGGGTGGGGAATGGGAAGAGGACACCAGAATTCGACTACGTAAGTGGAACATGAGAAAAATCTCCCAAGTAGTGGGACCCTAGAGAGGAATGAGAGTAGGTAAACTCGGGTCCAGGCACTCGTTCAGatttagggagggagggagggagggtcggCTTAACTAAAGAGACGGGTTCTGGAAAGAAAGCAACCTAGCGTCTGTTCTTCCTCCGGGGGTCCGAAACAGCCGCTCCTCAGGGGCGACCCGGGAATCCCGGTTCCGGAACACCGgatatggggggaggggaagaggttGGCAAGGGAGCAGGCGCCGTGGGGGGTGGGGCGGagcgggtgggggcggggagggtgggAAAGTGAGCCGGAGTCTGGCTAGGAGCCCGGCCGGCCAGGGCCGCGGGCGGGAGTCCCGGGAGCTGCCGCGCCGATGGGGCCCAGCTCGGACTTCCCGGGCTAGGCCGAAACTCGGGCGAGGGGAGGCCGCTGCCACTCCCCtcgccctctcctccctcccaggccCCAAGTCACCCGGGAATCAAAAAACGGGTCTAGTTACCAGAGAACAGAAACTTTACCGAACCGATGACACTGTCAGGGGTTCCCGCGTGCTGCCAcgtctttctctttccttagcCGCGGTCGCCCGCCgtcctcacagcagcagaacaagCAGAAACCCAAGACTGCCAGCGTCAAAGATGGCGCCCGGCTACAGGCTGGGCTCTAAGGCTGGGCCAGTAAAAGTGCCAGCACGACGCAAGCGCAGGcattctgggagttgtagtttcCTCTATGAGGCGAGCCTTAAGATGGCTTCTTGGGTCATAGGGTCACGTGCCACGGAGGCGCGGGGACGTGACGTTCTTTCTCCGGACCGGGATGGCTCTCCGAAAGTAACTTTTCACCAAAGTTTCGTTGTCAATTCACAGGAGATAAGCAGGAAACCTGTTTTTAACCAGAGTTTGTATAATGACTAAGTCGTCCAAAGttgatataaatttaattaaaaatcagcGCTAAACCCGGCTGGCTGTTGGGGCACAcgcctggggaggcagaggcaagcgaatctctataagttcgaggccagcctggtctagagcgcgagttccaggacagccagggctccacacagagagagaccctgcctcaaaagtccAAAAGATGGGGGTTGGGTatttagcccagtggtagagcgcttgcctagccctgggtttgatcctcagctcttggggggggggggtgtccaaaaaaagaagaggaggatgggaagagggaggagagaaataaaaagaaaggaaggaaggaaagaaaggaagactcaaaaactaaataaataaatctgctcTAGGGCAGCGCGGAGTTCATAATTCGATCATCTAGTAGATTTGTAATCCCATCACCCATTAAAACAAGCCAggtgtgccgggcgttggtggcgcactcctttaatcccagcactcgggaggcagagccaggcggatctctgtgagttcgaggccagcctgggctaccaagtgagctccaggaaaggcgcaaagctacgcagagaaaccctgtctcgaaaaaaaaaaaaaaacaagccaggtgtgaAAAACAAACTAggtgtggcagaggcaggcagatgtctgtgagttcaagtccattgTGGTTCACATCGTGAGTTCCAGTATAACTAGGACTATTTCGAGAGACCCTTTCTCACagatcaaaataacaacaaaaacatactGTAGGGTTGAGGATGTATAATATATAGTTTAGAGTCAGGGCTCAACTTTTGGTGCACCGCACTTCCATTAAAGAATCTccttttcagccgggcggtggaggcgcacgcctttaatcctagcactcgagaggcagaggcaggcggatctttgtgagttcaaggccagcccgatctacagagcgagttccaggaaaggaacaaagctacatagagaaactctgtctcaggggaaaaaaaaaagaaaaagaagaaaagaaactactTTTCTCATGCAAAGTTGAAGGACTTGCAGGATaggaagttttttgttgttgtttgtttgtttgtttgtttgtttgtttttctggtttttggtttttcgagacagaggttctctgtgttgttttggtgcctgtgagtgctgggattaaaggtgcgccgCCACAGCCCAGCGCAGACAGGAAGTTTTGCTCAGGGTTTCCTTTATTTGGTTACatttacctgtttgtttgtttgtttgtttgtgtcttttgagatggagcttgctctgtagaccatgctggcctccaattcGTAacaatcctgcctctgcctcttcagttctAGGACCACAGACATCTGCTATCATGACTGGCtagttgcttttctttcttaaaacgaATGTGTGTTCAAAAAATAATTCCTCTTGATAAGAAAGTTCTAAGGTAGCACTGTCTGTAAAGCACTTTCCATGGAAGCCTGGTGGCGTCAGATCCCAGAatccataaagttgtcctctgacctttgaaGGTATTCTGTAGCAGGAACACtcaataatagtaaaaaaaaaaaaaaaaaaaaaaaagaaagaaagaaagaaagaaagaaagagggaaagaaaggaagaaagaaagaaaagaaagaaagaaagaaagaaagaaagaaagaaagaaagaaagaaagaaagaaagaaaagaaaattgtgaaGGGAGCcagggttctgagttcaattcccaggttgGGGAGCATCAGGAAGTTTAGGAAGAGCCGGAGAGAGGGAGGAATTTTTTATTAAGGTTGgggccaaaaaggaaaaaaatacaagcagTTGCCTCTCTTTCATTATTCACATATCCCGTACTTTCTCTATTGAAagtgtctccaaaaacaaacaccaaagtaCTAAGTAGATTGGGTAGAAGTTAGAAGCTGCACCAACCTCATTTCTGGGAAATAATCTCCTACTAATTTAGCATATATCCTAACTTCTTATACACAGTTTTATATAAGTATCACATTGGTAGAGATATTAGTGACAATGCAATACACCTTTTAAAATTGTACAcgggaggctgaagagatggctcaacaatgAAGAGTAAATATTCCCCTCCTGCAGGttccaagttcgattcccagcatctgtGCTGATGGTTCACAACTATCCAACAgtccagggactctgacacctTCTTGTCCTCTTACAGGCAGCATTTGTACTCATGCTTGTACATACTCACCCCACATctctacacataatttaaaataaaataaacagtattttattttgctattttgtgtgggtggctgttttgtctgcatgtgtggctGGCCATCATGTGCATGTagtgtcctcagaggtcagaaagggGTATCATCCCctagggctggaattacagatggtagATGGATGTGAGCTGTCCtgcgggtgctggggactgaatctgggtcctctagaagagcagtcagtgattctgagtcattgctccagcccccccccccccccccaaagaaagctttttctttttctttctttctttcttttttttttttttacatttttgttgggggtggtggtggtggaaaggttgagaggtcagagggcaatttgcaggaattggttcttttttttcccccttgtttttttttattattattattttaagatttatttgttcgtatattttatatatacaccaGAATAAGGAATCTGAtcatggttgtcagccaccatgaggttgctgggaattgaactcaggacctctggaagagcaatcaatgctcttaaccactgagccatctctccagccccttggttcTCTTTTCGCCTTgtgagtctcagggatcaaactcagagccaggcTTGCCAGcgggtgcctttacccactgagtcagctcactgactccttttctttttctttttctttctttctctctttctttctttctttctttcttttttctttgtttgtttgtttgtttgtttgttttttgagacagggtttctccatgtagccctggctgtcctggaactcactctgtagaccaggctggcctcaaactcagagatctgcctgcctctgcctcctgagtgctgagattaaaggagtgcgccaccattAAAGGTGTACAACTACAGAgaggcaaaacaacaacaacaaaaccaaaaacccaaaaacaaacaaaaaccttaaaaaaataatgaaaggctAAAATTGacccccaaaagttgttctctgtcctacacacacacacacacacacacacacacacacacacacacacacacagatacttttttttggtttttttgagacagtgtttctctgtgtagttttggtgcctgtcctagatctcactctgtagaccagactggcctcgaactcacagagatccgcctggctctgcctcccaagtgctgggattaaaggcataggtcTCACCCGgctgataaatatattttgaaaaaaagataTGACCTCTGGGCCTGGTATGGTAatatacacctgtaattccagtatagtactcaggaggcagtggtgcatccctttaatcccagcactgaggaggcaaaggcagggaatctctgagttgaagccatccttgtctacagaacaaattctaggatagccaaggctacacagagaaactttatctGGAAGAACAAATTTATGTAATCAGAAGTTTTCCCTCACCATGGtttgttcccaaatacccagcagctgctttccaaattaccacacagagacttatatcagttataaatgctcagctgatagcttaggcttgttactagctatctcttacacttaaattaacccataattcttatctatatttagccacatggcttggtaccttttccaaTAAGACATTCTTTGCTTCTTTGTGTTTTCCCTCaattctctgactctgccctttctcttcccagaattctagtCTGGCTCTCACACTCAATCTCTTCCAGCCCAGCTGTTGGCCAAtaagctttattattaacaatgagcataatccgcAGCAACTTGAAGTTGTAATGACAGGTAAGCCAGCACAGGGGCACTCAGGGCCCTCCTGAAAgttcactttgttttattttttgtcacgggtttgtttgtttgtttgttttctgttactgtattttgaaacagagtctcactggacTTGAACTAGTTCTTCTCCCTCAGCTTCCCAGTGCAGAGCTTATAGACCTGTACAGCCGGCCTTCACTTGTATTTAGATGACTGTGCTAGGTAGGCATTGGAGAATTTGAAAATAGGGCATGTTCCTGTCCATATGAAAGTTTTTCTGAAGATACGATAAATATCAATAACAAATAATATCTATCAGGCAATAAATACACCAAGCATCAAGTTGTGGTTTAGACTGAAGTTACAAACTACATTTTTACACAATccagatgtatgtatgtatgagtatgcTAAGACTGTAACTCAAGCATGCTTTAGTGAAAGGGCCAGCTGTTATATTACCCTTAACTCCAGCCTCTTTGTACCAAGAAGGAATGGAATGCAGGCCAAGTATCAGCATGTCTTCTGAGATTTTTaaagagagcaggagaaaaagaaggagtgGGCGGAAGCACTCACCAGAGATTCggctttgtgtgtgtctgtgggctcAGATGTGGGCTTGTGGAGGTTAAAAGCCTGTTTCAGCTGCTGCCCTCAGCTGCCATTGCTCCCaccatctgtcctggaactcaccaagcagaCCAGGGTGGCTGGCGGGCGGCAAGCCCCCgggcctcagcctccctagtgctgagattacaaacccACACCACGCCTGATGTTTCACGTGGGTTTTAAGAATCAAGCTGAGGTCCTCATGATCCTGTGGTCAGCCATTATTCACGAAGCTATCTCCTCAGCAGCCCAGAATTCAGATTTCTAGTGAAAAAAGCCAAACTTCTAAATTTGGAAGCTCCTTCAAAAACCTCACTTTATGGACTGATTTGCAATCTCTACCTTCCAATTTCTGTCAAGGAATTAAAGCAAAgtttaagcagtgaaggaaaccatcaacaatAGAAAGCTGATACAATTGTAATTCAACCCAGGGGGCCAAATTCCAGCCCTAGCAATCAGCAGAATTACCAGTTGTGGCAaggtggttctggctttagagacGAAGATAATAAGAAACGGGTTGTGGAATCTCCCACAGGGGCTAAGGGAAGCTGATAAGGCCAAGTGTCCCTGCAAGGAGGCCTAGAGATGCCCTTGTGTGAAGCTGTAAAGGGGAAGCCTGGATTACATTGGAGACCCCAaggtgttggagatgccagagttctGGGTTaactgccaaggaaagctgcagacCAGGTATGGAAGCAGCCcaacaggggggaaaaaagtgtGCTTTAATTAACAGCGCTGAACGGGTTGGACATCTGAAGAGCACTTcgacatcagacatagagatgcagaatttggagtttgcctggCTGGGTTTTGGTCCTGGGTTGGTCCATTACTTCCTCCCTATGCGCCTTTCCCCACTTTTGGAATGGTAACGTATATGGTGCATTGTATGCTgcaagtatgtgatctgcttttatttatttatttatttatttatttatttatttatttatttatttatttttgagacagggtttctctgtgtagctttgtgccttttcctggaactcacttggtagtccaggctggcctcgaactcacagagatccgcctggctctgcctccctagtgctgggattgaaggtgtgcccaccaccacccggccttgaactcttaatcttgCTGCCTCATCCTTCaaatgcagggattacaggtgtatgccaccacgtGTGACTTGAATCTACATTTCTGACATCATTCCCATTGCTGCTGCCGAGTGCAAACCTAGACACCATTGCTTACCATCCACTTCGCCTTTGTCTCCGGTTGTCCTGcctctccatcttcttctttctttaacTGCCTTCCAATCACAGAAACTCTCCcgctccctcttcctcctctcgtCTCAAGTAAttcagggtagctttgaactcactgtgtagccaagaatgacctttgcattcctgatctttctgcctccatctctcaagtcaaagattacaggtatgggccagaatgtctctttaaaaatacaaatatgaacAGCTTTCAATATATACACACTCACTGGTTCAtagaaaaatttctttctttctttttttgtgacagttttctctgtgtagctctggttgtcctgaacctcactctgtagaccaggcttgccttcgACTCACTTggaccaccacccagccagctaattttctttatttatttattatttatttatttatttatatatatatttatatatatatatatatatttttttttttgtttgtttgtttgtttttcgagacagcgtttctctgcgtagctttgcacctttcctggagctcacttggtagcccaggctggcctcgaactcacagagatctgtctggctctgcctcccgagtgctgggattaaaggcgtgcgccaccactgcccgcttctttaaaaaatattaac
This genomic interval carries:
- the Zbed6 gene encoding zinc finger BED domain-containing protein 6 produces the protein MSVCTLSVPVSSLPPGRRCRTFSDAGILGCVSINSNAEDDDVVEGKMVAEGVNKETKLPAKKKRKKGLRIKGKRRRKKLILAKKFSKDLGSGRPVADAPALLASSAPEQDEESLFESNIDKQIYLPSTRAKTSIVWHFFHVDPQYTWRAICNLCEKSVSRGKPGSHLGTSTLQRHLQARHSPHWTRANKFGVTNGEEDFTLDLSLSPSSPESNGSFEYIPTDSLDENRMGKKRDKSASDALRAKRGRFLIKSNIVKHALIPGTRAKTSAVWNFFYTDPQHVSRAVCNICKRSVSRGRPGSHLGTSTLQRHLQATHPIHWAVANKDNGAIGNGLDETETESSDLLNDTLHGEKSSGSQDLTAEDLSDSDADEPPVLEVEPRSESPVPVAEQANPVHAQERETPPHCENSASSRISQALIQMIVEDMHPYNYFSTPAFQRFLQIVAPDYKLPSETYFFTKAVPQLYDSVREKIFLTLENVQSQKIHLTVDIWTHDPSTDYFIVTVHWVSLETASPPSSGGSPNFRKWAVLCVTGLAKDCLITNILQELNDQIGLWLSPNFLIPSFIVSDNSSNVVHAIKGGGFTHVPCFLHCLNIVIQDFFCEHKSIENMLVAARKTCHHFSHSVKARQILQEFQNDHQLPWKNLKQDESGHWISTFYMLKWLLEHCYSVHHSLGRASGVVLTSLQWTLMTYVCDILKPFEEATQKVSVKTTGLNQVLPLIHHLLFSLQRLREDFQVRGITQALNLVDSLSLKLETDALLSAMLKSKHCILATLLDPCFKNSLEDFFPQGADLETYKQILAEEVCNYMESSPGACQIATSEASGPLVRLGTDSFTSIKEGTSHSGSVDSSAAASVAVGSKSFLFPSAVAVVDEYFREKYSELSGGDDPLVYWQRKVSVWPALTQVAIQYLSCPMCSWQSECMFTTNSHFHPKQIMNMDFDNVEQLIFLKMNLENVNYDYSTLILSWDPENKAVQNNEKEILP